In one window of Tumebacillus algifaecis DNA:
- a CDS encoding anti-sigma factor family protein, with protein sequence MIQCPQEARIQSYLDGELTRDERKELARHLDHCTLCTQVLHELKRLTAWSDEALSESFSPLPDEAKIDVAQAWDTFQARLHQRNQTVEPPVETSEMIQPTSSTKMKRSWFTMAKTYQKWIAGTAAAAVVISVLTIPQVQAAAGDLLSIFRVNKIESVKITQEELRSIEQLFNGNEIGEKTIAGLGTFSVDHPSEYQSFDSEASLKEAGHPLVPMPSGYKFSSASTNPEYTVHIQLDTVKANKMLTQLGAGVQFDEKLNNKRFSLTVPKTTHYYFSDDANPNTNLSYQLIGAPKLDVPADVDVEELRRTILASPLIPSGVSKQLASIKDWQSTLPIPFVEGNDQVEEVKVNGHKGLFIKNRHGYGGSLMWEQDGLIRQLEYNNYADPSTQDAKSILLDTAKLYN encoded by the coding sequence ATGATCCAATGTCCACAAGAAGCGCGCATTCAGAGCTATCTCGACGGCGAGCTGACGCGTGATGAACGCAAAGAACTCGCCCGTCACCTCGATCACTGCACCCTCTGCACGCAGGTTCTTCACGAATTGAAGCGCCTCACCGCTTGGAGCGATGAAGCGTTGTCCGAAAGCTTTTCTCCGCTTCCCGATGAAGCAAAGATCGACGTCGCACAAGCTTGGGACACCTTTCAAGCCCGTCTGCACCAGCGTAATCAGACGGTGGAACCGCCTGTCGAGACTTCCGAAATGATTCAACCCACATCCTCAACCAAAATGAAACGGAGCTGGTTTACTATGGCGAAAACGTATCAAAAATGGATCGCGGGCACCGCTGCAGCAGCTGTCGTGATCTCTGTGCTGACCATCCCGCAAGTACAGGCCGCAGCAGGTGATCTGCTCTCGATCTTCCGCGTGAACAAAATCGAGTCGGTCAAAATCACCCAAGAAGAGCTGCGAAGCATCGAGCAACTCTTCAACGGCAACGAGATCGGCGAAAAAACGATCGCAGGCCTCGGGACGTTTTCTGTCGATCATCCCAGCGAATACCAGTCTTTCGATTCTGAAGCCAGCCTGAAAGAAGCTGGCCATCCGTTGGTGCCGATGCCAAGCGGTTACAAGTTCTCGTCGGCCAGTACCAATCCCGAGTATACGGTGCACATTCAACTCGACACGGTGAAAGCGAACAAAATGCTCACTCAGCTGGGCGCTGGCGTGCAATTTGACGAAAAGCTGAACAACAAGCGATTCTCCCTGACCGTGCCGAAAACCACCCACTACTATTTCTCGGACGATGCCAATCCGAATACGAACCTGTCCTATCAGCTGATCGGAGCACCGAAACTCGACGTGCCAGCCGATGTGGATGTTGAAGAACTGCGCCGCACCATTCTCGCTTCCCCGCTGATTCCAAGCGGCGTCAGCAAACAGTTGGCTTCGATCAAAGACTGGCAAAGCACGCTGCCCATTCCGTTCGTCGAAGGCAACGACCAAGTAGAGGAAGTAAAAGTGAACGGTCACAAAGGCTTGTTTATCAAGAACCGCCATGGATACGGCGGTTCCCTGATGTGGGAACAAGACGGACTGATCCGCCAGTTGGAGTACAACAACTACGCTGACCCATCGACGCAAGACGCGAAGTCGATTTTGCTCGACACGGCGAAACTGTACAACTAA
- a CDS encoding RNA polymerase sigma factor SigX: MEGYARMAEHPSPQTAPPFQDVFTNYYAQVVRQITRITRDQATAEDLAQDVFLKLYDQDLREIENLGGWLTQAGIYAAYNHLRSERRRASRDGQQELPGGTLEPSTEERWLKQEEIEAVREALTALGERDRVLLLMKYSGYNYQELAQATSIDSGSVGTLLARARRKFRDLYQRKREGDR, encoded by the coding sequence ATGGAGGGTTATGCACGCATGGCAGAACACCCAAGTCCACAGACGGCCCCGCCGTTTCAGGACGTGTTTACCAACTACTACGCGCAGGTCGTCCGCCAGATCACTCGCATCACCCGCGATCAGGCGACTGCAGAAGACCTCGCCCAGGACGTGTTCCTCAAGTTGTATGACCAAGATCTCCGCGAGATCGAAAACCTCGGCGGCTGGCTGACCCAAGCGGGCATCTACGCCGCGTACAACCATTTGCGCAGTGAACGCAGGCGCGCCTCGCGCGACGGACAACAAGAACTGCCTGGCGGAACGCTCGAGCCATCGACCGAAGAACGCTGGCTGAAACAGGAGGAGATCGAAGCGGTACGCGAGGCTCTGACAGCGCTTGGCGAACGCGACCGCGTCTTGCTCCTGATGAAATACTCCGGCTACAACTACCAAGAGTTGGCGCAGGCCACCTCAATCGACTCCGGTTCGGTCGGCACGCTGCTCGCCCGCGCCCGCCGGAAATTCCGAGATCTCTATCAACGTAAAAGGGAGGGAGACAGATGA
- a CDS encoding 5'-nucleotidase C-terminal domain-containing protein, with protein MKKSTVKFGVLAVVASLTTALYSPQALATGVEATSAPVVQKTDLQLAQMKGAIVGYPGTTDLKAEKYVTRAELVAMINKALSLPDVKVKKSSFHDLAQWQSQIVENAVAAGLVSGVGNGAFEPNREVTRQEMAVIIGASMNGGKVPTVNQNVLNYFKDSDAIASWAKPFVAYSTIAGIFEPNADGNFDANKKMTRGEAAKALKYVLFDVLDILTTNDIHGNIEVQFDKNKNQNQGGMETIGGIVNDFRAVNPKGTIVVDGGDAWQGTLISNLFNGESVIESMEEIKYDAMAIGNHEFDFGRDVLINNIKKSSVPIISANVIEDSTGKLVDWTKPYVILDKGGVKVGVIGFSTPQTSTTTKSTNIEGLSFPDPAPIAKKLSEELKAQGVDVVIVTSHLPGEQEKATKEIMGELVDLANGTGKGYLDAIVGGHSHQRVAGHVNGIPVVEASQWTWALGHIQLFVDKDNKGIVSSNAGLLETYTNLTTGDAAVKQIVKGYKDQVAVKEAEVQGIAATALSRKSYRMAKNGNQDRDGVTALGMSITDSMRKSSNSDIAFTNAGGVRADVDAGEMTYGEMFAVLPFGNVNMTGTMTSEQVKRAVDVIDKYSKLIALQWSGINVEWDGTRPAGDMVTKITLTDGTPIYVDGKYNTDRTFKVTTNDFMATGTGDGYLVFGEVKDWQLGDVMLDGWVNMVKELHTQGKQVSVTPDGRDIRTDLDK; from the coding sequence ATGAAAAAGTCTACTGTTAAGTTTGGCGTGTTGGCAGTTGTCGCATCTCTTACGACCGCTCTGTACAGCCCGCAAGCACTGGCGACCGGCGTTGAGGCAACCTCCGCACCGGTAGTTCAAAAGACTGATCTTCAACTCGCTCAAATGAAAGGTGCAATCGTGGGTTACCCGGGCACCACCGATTTGAAAGCAGAAAAATACGTCACCCGTGCAGAACTTGTCGCGATGATCAACAAAGCGCTGAGCCTGCCAGATGTAAAAGTGAAAAAATCTTCCTTCCATGACCTGGCGCAATGGCAGAGCCAAATCGTCGAAAATGCAGTCGCAGCAGGTCTGGTTTCGGGCGTTGGCAACGGTGCGTTCGAACCGAACCGCGAAGTGACCCGCCAAGAGATGGCTGTGATCATCGGCGCATCGATGAACGGCGGCAAAGTGCCGACCGTCAACCAAAACGTACTCAACTATTTCAAAGATAGCGACGCGATCGCTTCTTGGGCGAAACCGTTCGTCGCCTACAGCACGATCGCTGGTATTTTCGAACCGAACGCAGACGGCAACTTCGACGCGAACAAAAAGATGACCCGCGGCGAAGCGGCAAAAGCGCTGAAATATGTGCTGTTCGACGTGCTGGACATCCTGACCACCAACGACATTCACGGCAATATCGAAGTGCAATTTGACAAGAACAAGAACCAAAACCAAGGCGGCATGGAAACGATCGGCGGGATCGTCAACGACTTCCGCGCGGTCAACCCGAAAGGCACCATCGTCGTCGATGGCGGCGACGCTTGGCAAGGTACTCTGATCTCCAACCTGTTCAACGGCGAATCGGTCATCGAGTCGATGGAAGAGATCAAGTACGATGCGATGGCAATCGGCAACCATGAGTTCGACTTTGGCCGCGACGTGTTGATCAACAACATCAAGAAGTCGTCGGTGCCGATCATCTCCGCCAACGTGATCGAAGACTCGACTGGCAAACTGGTTGACTGGACCAAGCCGTACGTGATCCTCGACAAAGGCGGCGTCAAAGTAGGCGTGATCGGCTTCTCCACACCGCAAACGTCAACGACCACCAAATCGACCAACATCGAAGGCCTGTCCTTCCCTGATCCGGCACCGATCGCAAAAAAACTGTCGGAAGAGCTGAAAGCACAAGGCGTCGATGTCGTCATCGTCACCTCCCACTTGCCGGGCGAGCAAGAAAAAGCTACGAAAGAAATCATGGGCGAACTGGTTGACCTCGCGAACGGCACCGGCAAAGGCTACCTCGACGCGATCGTCGGTGGCCACTCCCACCAACGCGTGGCAGGTCATGTCAACGGCATCCCGGTGGTAGAAGCTTCGCAATGGACCTGGGCGCTGGGCCACATCCAACTGTTCGTAGACAAAGACAACAAAGGCATCGTGTCCTCCAACGCAGGTCTGCTGGAAACGTACACCAACCTGACGACTGGCGATGCAGCCGTGAAACAGATCGTCAAAGGCTACAAAGACCAAGTGGCAGTGAAAGAAGCAGAAGTGCAAGGCATCGCTGCAACCGCACTGTCCCGCAAATCGTACCGCATGGCGAAAAACGGCAACCAAGACCGTGACGGCGTGACCGCGCTTGGCATGAGCATCACCGACTCGATGCGTAAATCGTCCAACTCCGACATCGCCTTCACCAACGCAGGCGGCGTCCGCGCCGATGTGGACGCAGGCGAAATGACCTACGGCGAAATGTTCGCAGTTCTGCCGTTTGGCAACGTGAACATGACCGGTACGATGACCTCCGAGCAAGTAAAACGCGCGGTTGACGTCATCGACAAGTATTCCAAACTGATCGCACTGCAATGGTCGGGCATCAATGTCGAGTGGGACGGCACCCGTCCGGCTGGCGACATGGTCACCAAGATCACCTTGACTGACGGCACCCCGATCTACGTGGACGGCAAATACAACACCGACCGCACCTTCAAAGTGACCACCAACGACTTCATGGCAACCGGTACCGGCGACGGCTACCTCGTGTTTGGCGAAGTGAAGGACT
- a CDS encoding ABC transporter ATP-binding protein encodes MNEMVIETWNLTKQYDGKAGCKDISLQVPRGVVYGFLGPNGAGKSTFVRTMLGLIHPTGGRAEMLGRPIGDIEARQSVGYLPELFRYQEWLTGRQLLDTHAELAKVPRPERKKRVDDLIERVGLNGRENEKIRGYSKGMQQRIGLAAALISNPDLIFLDEPTSALDPIGRREVRDLMAELRREGKTVFLNSHLLSEVETVCDHVAIIHKSELIVQGEWRKLTDVQAKVSIRAGGMTPAVWGSLEGLVTSWEPLEHHALDGTGRFLLHLTAEEQIPELVNRLSQRGVMLYELLPTQPHLEDVFLYWVNRKEQEHVLNRQAIV; translated from the coding sequence ATGAACGAGATGGTGATCGAAACCTGGAACCTCACCAAACAATATGACGGCAAAGCGGGCTGCAAAGACATCTCCTTGCAGGTGCCACGCGGAGTGGTCTACGGCTTTCTCGGCCCGAACGGAGCCGGAAAAAGCACATTTGTCCGCACGATGCTGGGCCTGATTCATCCGACGGGCGGGCGCGCGGAAATGCTAGGTCGCCCGATTGGCGATATTGAAGCACGCCAATCTGTCGGCTATCTGCCCGAACTGTTTCGCTATCAGGAGTGGTTGACGGGTCGCCAACTGCTGGATACGCACGCAGAGCTGGCCAAGGTGCCTCGCCCAGAGCGGAAAAAGCGCGTCGATGACCTGATCGAGCGCGTGGGGCTGAACGGACGGGAAAATGAAAAGATTCGCGGCTATTCCAAAGGCATGCAACAGCGCATCGGACTGGCCGCCGCTTTGATCAGCAACCCAGATCTGATTTTTCTCGACGAGCCAACTTCGGCCCTCGACCCAATCGGACGTCGCGAAGTGCGCGATCTGATGGCCGAGCTGCGGCGAGAAGGCAAGACTGTCTTCTTGAACTCACATCTGCTGTCCGAAGTGGAGACTGTCTGTGACCATGTGGCGATCATCCACAAAAGCGAACTGATCGTGCAGGGCGAATGGCGGAAACTGACAGACGTGCAAGCGAAAGTGTCGATCCGGGCAGGTGGGATGACGCCCGCCGTCTGGGGAAGCTTGGAGGGGCTGGTCACAAGCTGGGAGCCGCTCGAGCATCATGCCCTTGACGGGACGGGGCGCTTTTTGCTGCATCTGACCGCTGAGGAGCAGATTCCCGAACTGGTCAATCGCTTGAGCCAGCGCGGTGTGATGCTGTATGAGCTGTTGCCGACGCAACCGCACTTGGAAGATGTCTTCCTGTACTGGGTCAACCGAAAGGAGCAAGAGCATGTTCTCAATCGCCAAGCTATCGTTTAA
- the thrS gene encoding threonine--tRNA ligase: MSINISLPDGSVRSYEGEQVTPAEVAASIGKGLAKAALAAKVDGRLVDLSHPIKQDAEIAIVTWDSTEGHEVFWHTSTHIMAQAVKRLFPDAQLTVGPTLDEGYFYDIDTPRTLTPEDVEKIEAEMKKIIEADFPIVRKELSREDAIAYFTSIGELYKVEIIKDLPEDEVISAYTQGEFTDLCYGPHLPSTGKIKAHKITNIAGAYWRGDQNNKQLQRLYGVSYPSQKELDQYIFRIEEAKKRDHRRLGKELGLFSLRDESPAIPFWLPKGRVLWNTLRDWSYKTQLRLGYQEINTPQVLKVDLFHQSGHYDFYKENMYFMNQDGTEYGLKPMNCPAHCLVFSEGVHSYRDLPIRYSEYERLHRWEMSGAVHGLMRVRGLCQDDAHLFCTEDQIESEIMGVLKLLDKTYTTLGLSYKVKLSTRPEEFMGDINLWNQAEATLEKTLNDINADWVLNPGDGAFYGPKLDFDVTDSLGRTWQCATLQLDFQLPIRFNLSYVDRDGGHKTPIIIHRAIFGSIERFIGILIEHFAGAFPTWLAPEQVRILAIADRHVEYAEQLKEKLLDLEIRATVDSDHEKIGYKIRNGQLQKVPYMLVVGDREAETNSVSVRSREAGDLGSKSVDQFITDILAEINEKRLSQSHLAPTEA; encoded by the coding sequence GTGTCCATTAACATTTCTTTGCCGGATGGAAGCGTGCGTTCTTACGAGGGCGAACAAGTCACACCGGCAGAGGTGGCTGCAAGCATCGGCAAAGGGCTCGCCAAGGCAGCTCTTGCCGCTAAAGTTGACGGTCGCCTCGTGGATCTTTCGCATCCGATCAAACAAGATGCAGAGATCGCGATCGTGACGTGGGATTCCACTGAAGGTCATGAGGTGTTTTGGCACACCTCGACACACATCATGGCACAAGCGGTGAAACGCCTGTTCCCGGATGCACAGCTGACAGTGGGGCCGACGCTCGACGAAGGCTATTTCTATGATATTGACACTCCGCGCACGCTGACGCCGGAAGATGTGGAGAAGATTGAAGCGGAGATGAAGAAGATCATCGAAGCGGATTTCCCGATCGTTCGCAAAGAGCTGTCCCGTGAGGACGCGATCGCATATTTCACCAGCATCGGCGAGCTATATAAAGTAGAGATCATCAAAGATCTGCCGGAGGACGAAGTGATCTCCGCTTACACACAAGGCGAGTTCACCGACCTCTGCTACGGCCCGCACTTGCCATCAACCGGCAAGATCAAAGCGCATAAGATCACCAACATCGCAGGTGCTTACTGGCGCGGCGACCAAAACAACAAACAGCTCCAACGGCTGTACGGCGTATCCTACCCGTCGCAAAAAGAGCTCGACCAATACATTTTCCGCATCGAAGAAGCGAAGAAGCGTGACCACCGCCGTCTCGGCAAAGAGCTCGGCCTGTTCTCTTTGCGCGACGAGTCCCCGGCGATCCCGTTCTGGCTGCCGAAGGGCCGCGTGCTCTGGAACACCTTGCGCGACTGGTCGTACAAGACGCAATTGCGCTTGGGCTATCAGGAGATCAACACTCCGCAGGTGCTCAAGGTCGATCTGTTCCATCAGTCCGGCCACTATGACTTCTATAAAGAGAACATGTACTTCATGAACCAAGACGGCACCGAGTACGGCCTCAAGCCGATGAACTGCCCGGCGCACTGCTTGGTCTTCTCCGAAGGGGTCCATTCCTACCGCGATTTGCCGATCCGCTACTCCGAGTATGAGCGTCTGCACCGCTGGGAGATGTCGGGTGCGGTACACGGTCTGATGCGCGTGCGCGGACTGTGCCAAGACGATGCCCATCTGTTCTGTACCGAAGATCAGATCGAATCGGAAATCATGGGCGTGCTGAAACTGCTCGACAAGACGTACACCACGCTCGGCCTGTCCTACAAGGTCAAGTTGTCCACCCGTCCGGAAGAGTTCATGGGTGATATCAACCTGTGGAACCAAGCGGAAGCGACGTTGGAAAAAACGCTGAACGACATCAACGCAGACTGGGTGCTCAACCCGGGCGATGGCGCGTTCTACGGTCCGAAGCTCGACTTTGATGTGACCGACTCGCTCGGCCGCACCTGGCAGTGCGCAACGCTTCAGCTCGACTTCCAACTGCCGATCCGCTTCAACCTGAGCTACGTGGATCGCGATGGCGGCCACAAGACGCCGATCATCATCCACCGCGCGATCTTCGGCTCGATCGAGCGTTTCATCGGCATCCTGATCGAGCACTTTGCAGGTGCGTTCCCGACTTGGCTCGCACCGGAGCAAGTCCGCATCCTCGCCATCGCTGACCGTCACGTTGAGTATGCCGAACAGCTCAAAGAAAAGTTGCTCGACTTGGAGATTCGTGCGACCGTTGACTCCGACCACGAGAAGATCGGTTATAAGATCCGCAACGGCCAGCTGCAAAAAGTTCCGTACATGCTCGTCGTCGGCGACCGCGAAGCGGAAACGAATTCGGTTTCGGTTCGCAGCCGCGAAGCGGGCGACCTCGGCAGCAAGTCGGTCGATCAGTTCATCACCGACATTCTCGCCGAAATCAACGAGAAGCGTCTGTCCCAGTCGCACTTGGCACCGACCGAAGCATAA
- a CDS encoding ABC transporter permease has protein sequence MFSIAKLSFKETLYKRIFLIAVLMTLAFLAFFGIANHYASKDMTENFDFAGMEIGQALLQNTFFAVQVLSIGLFFANFITILLTILSTVGTVSGEIESHQIDTLLARPLKRRDLILGKFIGLGGLMMLYSVFIFGGVILMNQLFGGVLAIHLSAGQIVKAGLMFALLPLLVTAIGLWLSTRLTTINGGIIMIVMYGIGFIGGFMEQFGVLMNNRSLENIGILSSIVFPLDSLFRRMSVYLFDVADNPLSFASQGIFASASTPSNLMLVYSALYGVLILFFAIRKFTKRDV, from the coding sequence ATGTTCTCAATCGCCAAGCTATCGTTTAAAGAAACGCTCTACAAGCGCATCTTTCTGATCGCCGTGCTGATGACCCTCGCCTTCTTAGCTTTCTTTGGCATCGCCAATCATTATGCGTCCAAAGATATGACGGAGAACTTTGACTTTGCGGGGATGGAGATCGGGCAAGCGCTGTTGCAAAATACGTTTTTTGCTGTGCAAGTGCTGTCGATCGGACTGTTTTTTGCGAACTTTATCACTATATTACTGACGATTTTGTCCACTGTCGGCACCGTGTCCGGCGAAATTGAAAGTCATCAGATCGATACGCTGCTGGCCCGCCCTTTGAAACGGCGTGATCTGATCTTGGGGAAATTTATCGGGCTCGGGGGCTTGATGATGCTCTACTCGGTGTTTATCTTCGGCGGTGTGATCTTGATGAACCAACTGTTTGGCGGCGTGTTAGCGATCCATTTGAGCGCCGGGCAGATTGTGAAAGCTGGCTTGATGTTCGCCTTGCTGCCACTGCTCGTCACGGCCATCGGGCTCTGGCTCTCCACACGGCTGACCACGATCAATGGCGGCATCATCATGATCGTGATGTACGGCATCGGTTTCATCGGCGGCTTTATGGAACAGTTTGGTGTGCTGATGAATAATCGGTCGTTGGAAAACATCGGCATTCTCTCCTCAATCGTCTTCCCGCTCGATTCGCTGTTTCGTCGGATGAGCGTCTATCTGTTCGATGTGGCCGACAACCCGCTGTCGTTTGCCTCGCAAGGTATATTTGCCAGTGCCTCGACCCCTAGCAATCTGATGCTGGTCTATTCGGCGCTGTACGGTGTGCTGATTCTGTTTTTTGCGATTCGCAAATTTACGAAGCGCGACGTGTAG